The genomic interval ACGGTGCGTAGATCTCGCGACAGGCCGGCGCGTCGGCTGGTCCGGCAAGCCGTATTTCGACCATCTCTCCGGCGTAACGGCGGGACGGATATAAGTCCGACACTCGCGTCCCGAGCGCTTACCACGCGGACCGGCGTACCGGACGTATGCCCTCGGAGAAGGAGAAGATGCTGGCAGGCGAGCGGTACGACCCGAGCGATCCCGAACTGGTCGCCGAGCGCGAGCGAGCACGCGAACTGGTCCGTGCGTACAACCGGACCGACCCCGGCGCGGGCGACCGGCGGCGGGACCTGCTCGACGAGCTGTTCGGGTCGGTCGGCGAGTCGACCGTCGTCGAACCACAGTTCCGCTGTGACTACGGCACCCAGATCCACGTCGGCGACGGCTTCTTCGCGAACTTCGGCTGCGTGTTCCTCGATGTCTGTCGGATCGAGTTCGGCGATCGGTGTCTGCTGGGGCCGGGCGTCCACGTCTACACGGCGACACACTCGCTCGACCCGGCCGAACGCGCCGCCGGCATCGAGTACGGCAAGCCCGTGACCGTCGGCGACGATGTCTGGATCGGCGGCCGGGCGGTCCTGAATCCGGGCGTGACGGTCGGTGACCGCAGCGTCGTCGCCTCGGGCGCGGTCGTCACCGAAGACGTTCCCGCGGGCGTCGTGGTCCGGGGGAACCCGGCGACGGTCGTCCGCGAGATCGAGTCGTAACCGTCAGTCGTCGCGTATCATCATCACTTTGACCCGACCGACGGCGTCGAAGTCACGCAGTCTGTTCGTCAGCGCCCGGACCCGTCCCGCCGGGCCGCGACAGAACAGCGACTCCAGACACCACTCGCCCTGGTGGGTGTGACTCGTGTTCAGAATCACGTCCTGATACTCGTGTTGGACGGTGTGCAGGGACTCGATGACATCGTGATGCCGGTAGTCGAAACCCAGGAGCGCCACGACCTCGCCGGACTGCTCGTCGAACCGGGAGTGGGCTTCGATGTACTCACGCATCGCCTCACGGACCGCCCGCGAGCGGTTGTCGAGGCCCTGCTCCTCCCAGACGCGGTCGAACTCCGCCACCGTCTCGTCGGGAATGTTGAAACTCGTTCGCATCGTCGGTGTGTGCTCGCGCCCGCTACATGAACACCGCCGGCTCGCCGAAGCGCGTATGACGATCCCCCAAACAGGTATTAACTACCCTTAACCGACCGCTGGCGCTACGTCCACCCGTGATGATCGACGGCGAACTGACCGGACTCCTGGCCGGAGCTGTCGTCCTCGGCGCGGTCCACGGGATGGAACCGGGCCACGGCTGGCCGGTCGCGGCCTCCTACGCGCTCGACCAGTCGAACAAGTGGGTCGCCGGGATCGCCGCGAGCACGATCCTCGGGCTGGGACACCTCGTCAGCAGCCTCGCGATGGTCGGCGTGTTCTTCTACGCGAAGTCGTACTTCTCGCTGACGCAGGTCAACGAGCCACTGACCGTTGCCGGTATCCAGATCGGCGGTCCGGTCAGTGTCGTCGCCGGCTCCTCCTGATCGTCCTCGGCGTCCGGGAGTACACCGGCGGACACAGCCACGGCGGCGACGTAGACGACCACTCACACGACCACGGTGACACACACGATCACAGCCGTTCGCACGATCGGTCCCACTCACACGAGCACGGTGGTTCTCACGCGGACAGCCACGATCACTCACACGGCGAGCAGGCCCACGAGGGTGGCCTCCGCGCTCGCCTCGGACGCGCGTTCCCGTTCGCCGGCGGACACGACCACGGATCGCTCTCGGACGCGGCCGATCGCGGCCTGCTCAGTATCGCCTGGGCGGCGTTCCTCCTCGGGTTCGCCCACGAGGAGGAGTTCGAGATCATCGCACTCTGTGCCGGGTCGAGCTACTGTCTCGAACTGATGAGTGCCTACGCCCTCACGGTGATCGCCGGTATCGTCGGCCTGACTGCCCTGTTGCTGGCCGGGTACGAACACTACGAGGACGAGGTCGAGCGGATCACGCCCTACCTGCCGGTGTTCTCCGCAGCCGTGTTGATCCTGCTGGGGGCTGGCTTCGTGACGGGTCTGCTCTGAGCGCTCAGTGGCGCTCTCCGGCCGTCCGGCCCGCCCCGAGGAGTTCGTCCCTGATCGCGTCCCGTTTCAGCAGGATGAATCCGGCGAAGATGAGCGCGAACCCGGCGACGGTCGCCGCTGTCAGTTCCTCCGGCAGGAAGAGGACGCCGGTGATGGCGGCGACGATCGGCGCGGCGTAGGAGACCAGGTTGATCTCGATAGGGCCGAGCCGTTCCAGCAGGTCGAAGTAGATCAGGAAGCCCAGGGCGCTCGCGACCACGACCAGATACGCCAGCGCGAAGAGTCCCCGCGGTTCCCAGCGGACGGCTGCGACGGACTCGCCGATGGCGAGGCTCGCGACGTGCATGAGAGCCGCGCCCAGCAACATCGACCACGCCTCCATCGTCTCGATGGGCAGTTCGGCCTCGACACGGCGGGTGAGGACGCTCCCGAGCGCGAACGCGGCCGCGGCCAGGAAGACGAGAAACAGCGAGACAGTGCGGCTCGTCACTGAGCGCCCCGTCCGGGATTGCTCAGGACGACGACGCCGACGAAGCCGACGAGCAACCCGACCACGCCGACGACGGTGAGACGTTCCTCGGGGAGAAACACCCGGGCGAACGCGGTCGTGAGGACCGGCGAGAGGCTCACGACGATGGCGGCGACGGCGCTGGAGACGCCCAGTTCGCCGACAAACAGCAGGGCGTGGTAGGCGGCGATCATGAACAGGCCACCGACGCCGACAAGCGTCCACTCCGGCCTGCTCCGGGGCCGCCAGCGGTCGGTCGCGTACACGGCGTAGCCCAGCATCAAGAGCCCGGCGAGGTCGTATCTGAACGCGGCAAACAGCACCGGTGGGAAGTAGTCCAGCCCGGCCTTGATCGCGGTGAACGCGCTCCCCCAGGCGACCGCCAGCGCGACGAACAGTGTTGCGTTCCTGAAGCGCATCGGATCGGTGTCTCCCAGTTCGTGCCCGGCGGCAAAACGTTGGCCATCGACTCACTCCAGTACGCGCCAGATCGAGGCCGAGAGATACGCGGTCGCGAGCCCGCCGATCGAGAGGACCAGCCAGTAGGTCGCGAGCCGATAGAGCAAGACGCCGGCGGCGGCCTGTTCGGCGCCCGCCCCCGTCAGGAGTGTGAGGACGGCAGTGAGGCCGACCTCCGACCCGCCAAGACCGCCCGGCGTCGGGAGCAGTGTCGCCAGCCCGCTCGCCGGCGCGAGAAACAGGGCGAGCGCGAACGGGACGGTCACGCCGACGGCGGCCAGCCCGGAGTACAGTGCCAGCGAGAGCGTCAGCCACCCGAGGACTGCCAGGGACGCGCCGACGGCGATCCGCCGTTCGTCGCCGGTCGCGGCCCCGAAGCCCGCGAGAAAGGAGTCGACGTGCGGGGCCACGCTGTCGGGGTGGGTGTGCCGGGCGAGCCGCTCGGAGACGGGGGCGACGAGCCCGTGGACGGCCCCAGCCACCCCGACGACGGCGCGTCCGAGCACGGCCCGCCGGTACGCGACGAGCGCGACGCCGACGACGAGGACGAGCGTGACACCGGCAGCGAGCGCGAGCACCATCGGGCCGCCGACGCCCGCCCGCGGGTCGGCGACGAGGCCGACGAGGCCGAGCACGGCCACGCCCAGCGAGGAGCCGAAGATGAGCAACTCGCTGGCGGCCACCGGAGCGAAGACATCCCTGAACTGCCGATCGAGGTCCTCGGCGATGACGTAGGCCATGATCGCGGTGCCGCTGACCGTTCCCAGCGGGAGGATCTGCTTGCCGAAGGTCCCGGAGAGGTAGCCCAGTTGGACCCGGTACGGCGGGAGGCCGCTGTCGGCCGCTGTCAGCAGCGTCACCGTCGTCAGACTCCAGACGAGTTGTGCGGCGAGCGCGGTCACGACGGTGCCCGCGACGAGTGTCGGATCGGAACCGGCGATCGCTGTCGCGACCGCAGCGGTGTCGAGCCCGAGCAGTAACAGCCCGATCAACGCCAGCGCCAGCGCGGTGCCGGCAAGCTGGCGCCGGCCGAGAGGTGGGCGATGCCGTGTGGTCGCCATCGTCCTCTCTGGCGGCGCCGACGGGCTTGAACGTGACGGCGAGTCAATCGGTCGGGTCGTACGTCTCCGCGAGCGCGTCCAGCGCCTCGTGGTGTTCGGTGGTGTGTGGCGCGGTCAGCGGGGAGACACTGACCTTCCCGTCGACGACCGCGCGCCGGTCGGTGCCCTCCGGGTCGGGGATGTCGCCGTCGGCCATGTGCTCCCAGATCCGGTCGTGCAGCGTCACGGCGTCGCCGTCGTGGACGGCGTCCATCTCGTAGAGCCGCGACGGGCGGGTGATCTCGATGTCCGCCGGGCCCCACTCCGCCACCGGGGCGTTGACGTTGAGGTAGTCACACTGCTCGAAGACGCCGGCACCGAGCGCGTGGTCGGCGAGGTACGTCGTCGCGCGCACCGCCTCGCCGTAGCTGTCGCCGTTGGCCTCGATGTCGGAGAACGCGGCGTCCTCTCTGACCGGGATGTACATCGAGACGGCGATGGCCGGCACGTCGAAGAACGTCGCCTCGACGGCGGCGCTGACGGTGCCAGAGCGGCCCAGGACGTACGCGCCCAGGTTCGCGCCCCGGTTACAGCCGGCGATCACCAGGTCGGTCTCGGGGACCAGCGCCTCCAGCCCGGCCACGACACAGTCGGTGGGCGTCCCCTCGACGACGTAGCCGAGTTCGTGTTCCCGGACCTCGACCTCGTGGGAGATGGCCCGCCCGACGGCGCTCTGGTCTTCGGCCGGAGCCACGACGGTGACATCACCGACCGTCGAGAGCCCCTCGTACAGCGTCTGCAACCCGGTGCTGTCGATGCCGTCGTCGTTCGTCAACAGGATCGCCGGCTCGTCGTCGTCCATACCCCCCGTCGGGCCGTCCGCGAGAAAAGGCCACCGCTCAGCGAGCCCGATCCACGACGGTCTCGCCGTCGACGACGACGTTGTAGGCCGCTTCGTCGTCGTTCCAGAGGACCAGCCCGTTCTGTATCGACAGGAGGTCGCCGTAGTCGGCCTCGACCAGGTCGGCGTTGAGCATCGAGGCGTCGGTCCGCACCGCGAAGTGGTCGGTCGCCTCGCTGCCGTCGCCGATCAGGAACAGCGGGTTCCCCTCGCCCTCCGAGAGGTCCGGGCTCAGTTTGATCGCCAGGAGGTTCACCCGGTCGGTGACGTAGGTCTCGGCGTCGGCCATCGGCGCGTGGACGCCCCGGTCGGGGGAGATGT from Haloarcula pelagica carries:
- a CDS encoding lysylphosphatidylglycerol synthase transmembrane domain-containing protein is translated as MATTRHRPPLGRRQLAGTALALALIGLLLLGLDTAAVATAIAGSDPTLVAGTVVTALAAQLVWSLTTVTLLTAADSGLPPYRVQLGYLSGTFGKQILPLGTVSGTAIMAYVIAEDLDRQFRDVFAPVAASELLIFGSSLGVAVLGLVGLVADPRAGVGGPMVLALAAGVTLVLVVGVALVAYRRAVLGRAVVGVAGAVHGLVAPVSERLARHTHPDSVAPHVDSFLAGFGAATGDERRIAVGASLAVLGWLTLSLALYSGLAAVGVTVPFALALFLAPASGLATLLPTPGGLGGSEVGLTAVLTLLTGAGAEQAAAGVLLYRLATYWLVLSIGGLATAYLSASIWRVLE
- a CDS encoding sugar O-acetyltransferase — encoded protein: MPSEKEKMLAGERYDPSDPELVAERERARELVRAYNRTDPGAGDRRRDLLDELFGSVGESTVVEPQFRCDYGTQIHVGDGFFANFGCVFLDVCRIEFGDRCLLGPGVHVYTATHSLDPAERAAGIEYGKPVTVGDDVWIGGRAVLNPGVTVGDRSVVASGAVVTEDVPAGVVVRGNPATVVREIES
- the surE gene encoding 5'/3'-nucleotidase SurE; amino-acid sequence: MDDDEPAILLTNDDGIDSTGLQTLYEGLSTVGDVTVVAPAEDQSAVGRAISHEVEVREHELGYVVEGTPTDCVVAGLEALVPETDLVIAGCNRGANLGAYVLGRSGTVSAAVEATFFDVPAIAVSMYIPVREDAAFSDIEANGDSYGEAVRATTYLADHALGAGVFEQCDYLNVNAPVAEWGPADIEITRPSRLYEMDAVHDGDAVTLHDRIWEHMADGDIPDPEGTDRRAVVDGKVSVSPLTAPHTTEHHEALDALAETYDPTD
- a CDS encoding CopG family ribbon-helix-helix protein encodes the protein MRTSFNIPDETVAEFDRVWEEQGLDNRSRAVREAMREYIEAHSRFDEQSGEVVALLGFDYRHHDVIESLHTVQHEYQDVILNTSHTHQGEWCLESLFCRGPAGRVRALTNRLRDFDAVGRVKVMMIRDD